A genomic segment from Gemmatimonadaceae bacterium encodes:
- a CDS encoding L,D-transpeptidase family protein — protein sequence MRAAARMLVTVVLLAATPAVPLAAQSAVAVRAGMLRDRSTVPLATLEATRSGTRDAAAGGVDLATSLSRAYDRRGHAPIWLRQDAITDEARAMLHAISGVAARGLDPEHYDSASLATLVASGLTTAEERAAFDALLSAATLRLLHELRTGRVAASDAHLTLSLAPDSTDLAAVLLAIAGSTAPETLLDAQEPPHAAYHLLKQALAGYRDRASLDAASQAQASRIVLAMERWRWLPRRFAAPPIFINIPAYRLEAWRTSEDASDALVMDVVVGDALRHRTPVLADSVRFIEFAPYWNVPSSIANEELVPVGMRDPYLLTLNHYQILGARGRLLPMTRASVQAVSAGRASIRQLPGGTNSLGRVKFLFPNRFDVYLHDTPVQSGFARIRRDLSHGCIRLADPEALARLVLRGVAGWDSTAVRRAMAGRTPTRVDLAAPVPVYLLYVTAEARADGSVAFHDDIYGYDDELRGLMVRGRAHGPPAVIATAPDGSGAETVGTGHPAGGLPPGHR from the coding sequence ATGCGCGCTGCAGCACGAATGCTGGTCACGGTGGTGCTCCTTGCCGCCACGCCTGCGGTCCCGCTCGCCGCGCAGTCCGCCGTGGCTGTTCGTGCGGGGATGCTGCGTGATCGCTCCACGGTCCCGCTGGCCACACTGGAGGCCACACGATCGGGCACGCGAGACGCGGCGGCTGGTGGCGTGGATCTCGCCACCTCGCTGTCTCGCGCATACGACCGGCGCGGGCATGCGCCGATCTGGCTCCGCCAGGACGCGATCACCGACGAGGCGCGTGCGATGCTGCACGCGATTTCCGGTGTCGCCGCACGCGGCCTCGATCCGGAGCACTACGACAGCGCGTCGCTGGCGACTCTCGTCGCCAGCGGGCTGACCACCGCGGAAGAGCGCGCCGCCTTCGACGCGCTGCTCAGCGCGGCGACACTGCGCCTGCTCCATGAGCTGCGCACCGGGCGCGTGGCGGCGAGTGACGCTCACCTCACGCTGTCGCTCGCCCCGGATTCCACCGACCTCGCTGCCGTCCTCCTCGCGATCGCCGGGTCCACCGCCCCGGAGACGCTCCTCGACGCGCAGGAACCGCCGCACGCGGCCTATCACCTGCTCAAGCAGGCCCTTGCCGGCTACCGCGATCGCGCGAGCCTCGATGCCGCGTCACAGGCGCAGGCCTCGCGCATCGTCCTCGCCATGGAGCGCTGGCGCTGGCTGCCGCGCCGGTTCGCCGCGCCGCCGATCTTCATCAACATCCCCGCGTACCGCCTCGAGGCGTGGCGCACCAGCGAGGACGCCAGCGACGCGCTGGTGATGGATGTGGTGGTCGGTGACGCGCTGCGCCACCGCACGCCTGTGCTCGCCGATTCCGTCAGATTCATCGAGTTCGCACCCTATTGGAACGTGCCGTCGAGCATCGCGAACGAGGAGCTCGTGCCGGTCGGCATGCGCGATCCGTACCTGCTGACGCTGAACCACTACCAGATCCTCGGCGCGCGCGGCCGGTTACTGCCGATGACCCGTGCATCGGTCCAGGCCGTTTCCGCCGGCCGGGCGTCCATCCGTCAGCTCCCCGGCGGCACCAACTCGCTCGGTCGCGTGAAGTTCCTCTTCCCGAACCGCTTCGACGTCTACCTGCACGACACGCCTGTGCAATCCGGCTTCGCACGGATCCGCCGTGACCTCAGCCACGGCTGCATCCGCCTCGCCGATCCGGAAGCACTCGCGCGGCTCGTCCTCCGCGGCGTGGCGGGCTGGGACTCCACCGCCGTGCGCCGCGCCATGGCGGGCCGGACGCCGACGCGCGTCGACCTGGCCGCCCCGGTGCCCGTCTACCTGCTCTACGTCACCGCCGAGGCGCGCGCCGATGGCAGCGTGGCCTTCCACGACGACATCTACGGGTACGACGACGAGCTGCGGGGGCTGATGGTGCGGGGGCGCGCACATGGACCTCCGGCGGTGATCGCGACCGCCCCTGATGGCAGTGGCGCCGAGACGGTCGGCACCGGGCACCCCGCCGGCGGGCTGCCCCCAGGCCACCGCTGA
- a CDS encoding amidase — MPTPEELLDQLHLDLVAAGHDEEGTGVGRREFLFYSLVTAAASTFGASAVQAQRALAAGGVARLGAMAPLSLQQAAVALGNGEAPALQFQPYHGGTGALLEKLVRERGRAAFERALFTVPRFTGAVPTAPDDICFLPAHRLAALIRERRITSVALTDHYLARLQRLNPTLRCAVTIMEESARREAAQADAELRAGRYRGPLHGLPYGVKDLFSTRGAPTTWGAADFRDRIIDEDAEVVIRLRNAGAVLIAKLSTGLFAQNDQWFGGRTNNPWNLAQGSSGSSAGPASATAAGCVAFSIGTETQGSIVSPAIRCGVSALRPTFGRVSRQGGMVLAWSQDRVGPICRTVEDCAMVFNSIHGSDEKDPSTITTPFQFSRSIALASLRIGVDPNAPVEFVERLKSLGMVPRPIGARPTVAGLAGGGLNVEYAAAFDAYVQRKAAEIGLDLTALPEPPRPGTAPVAAPPVAPTGAPANPMAPADWNPRFVNGRTVRGFEFLQNQRRRYMLVSAWGAFMKDLDMFIAAPAADVAANAQTGHPCVVVPYRIGVPVQGNAGARPAGAAAPAPLALAPQPICAVIVGALYDDDKILSVAHQFQSHTDVHTKRPAL; from the coding sequence GTGCCGACACCGGAAGAACTGCTCGACCAGCTGCACCTCGACCTCGTCGCGGCGGGCCACGATGAGGAGGGGACGGGGGTCGGCCGGCGCGAGTTCCTGTTCTACTCGCTGGTGACGGCTGCGGCGTCGACCTTCGGGGCGAGCGCGGTGCAAGCGCAGCGCGCCCTGGCCGCCGGCGGCGTCGCGCGGCTGGGTGCGATGGCACCGCTCAGTCTGCAGCAGGCGGCCGTGGCGCTGGGCAACGGCGAGGCGCCGGCGCTGCAGTTCCAGCCGTACCATGGGGGCACGGGGGCGCTGCTGGAGAAGCTGGTGCGGGAGCGTGGTCGCGCCGCCTTCGAGCGTGCGCTGTTCACGGTGCCACGGTTCACCGGCGCGGTGCCCACCGCTCCCGATGACATCTGCTTCCTCCCGGCGCATCGCCTCGCGGCGCTGATCCGTGAGCGGCGGATCACGTCGGTGGCACTCACCGACCACTACCTCGCGCGGCTGCAGCGGCTGAACCCGACGCTGCGCTGCGCTGTGACGATCATGGAGGAGTCGGCACGGCGTGAGGCGGCGCAGGCCGATGCCGAGCTGCGTGCCGGCCGGTATCGCGGTCCGCTGCACGGCTTGCCGTACGGGGTGAAGGACCTCTTCAGCACGCGGGGCGCGCCGACCACGTGGGGGGCGGCGGATTTCCGCGACCGGATCATCGACGAGGATGCCGAGGTGGTGATCCGGCTGCGCAATGCCGGCGCGGTGCTGATCGCGAAGCTGTCGACGGGGCTGTTCGCGCAGAACGACCAGTGGTTCGGCGGGCGCACGAACAATCCGTGGAACCTGGCGCAGGGGTCGAGCGGCTCGTCGGCGGGTCCGGCGTCGGCGACGGCGGCGGGCTGCGTCGCCTTCAGCATCGGCACCGAGACGCAGGGGTCCATCGTCTCGCCGGCCATCCGCTGCGGTGTGAGTGCGCTGCGTCCCACCTTCGGCCGGGTGAGCCGGCAGGGAGGGATGGTGCTGGCGTGGTCGCAGGACCGTGTCGGGCCGATCTGCCGCACGGTGGAGGACTGCGCGATGGTCTTCAACTCCATCCACGGCTCGGATGAGAAGGATCCGTCGACGATCACCACGCCGTTCCAGTTCAGCCGCAGCATCGCGCTCGCCTCGCTGCGGATCGGGGTCGACCCGAATGCGCCGGTGGAGTTCGTGGAGCGGCTGAAGTCGCTGGGGATGGTGCCGCGGCCGATCGGTGCGCGGCCGACGGTGGCGGGCCTGGCCGGCGGGGGTCTGAACGTGGAGTACGCGGCGGCGTTCGATGCGTACGTGCAGCGCAAGGCGGCGGAGATCGGCCTCGATCTCACCGCGCTGCCGGAGCCGCCGCGGCCCGGCACGGCGCCGGTCGCAGCGCCGCCCGTTGCGCCAACAGGGGCACCGGCGAACCCGATGGCGCCGGCCGACTGGAACCCGCGGTTCGTGAACGGGCGCACGGTCCGCGGCTTCGAGTTCCTGCAGAACCAGCGGCGGCGATACATGCTCGTGAGTGCGTGGGGCGCATTCATGAAGGACCTCGACATGTTCATCGCGGCGCCGGCCGCCGACGTGGCGGCGAATGCGCAGACGGGCCACCCGTGCGTGGTGGTGCCGTACCGCATCGGCGTGCCGGTGCAGGGGAACGCCGGGGCACGGCCGGCGGGCGCCGCGGCGCCGGCGCCGCTGGCACTCGCGCCACAGCCGATCTGCGCCGTGATCGTGGGTGCGCTCTACGACGACGACAAGATCCTCTCGGTGGCGCACCAGTTCCAGTCGCACACGGACGTCCACACGAAGCGGCCGGCACTCTGA
- a CDS encoding S9 family peptidase: MTRCFPAPRRTILALAATLACLATAPGAAAQAPGVAGKRPLTMEDLLSWKGIRSPALSNDGRWMAYILAPNEGDAEFVVRGTAAGATETRVPIGEPPAPVGFGGGAAPVVISGNNRWAAYTIYARADSAKKARRDRRTLPTRVGVIELATGAKREFERVRSFRFAGDRSNVLALQLAPPDAPAGATPTATPPAGGGSVVMLVDLAGGTPVTLAGVGEFSFDESGQFLAWTTDARDQLGNGVQVRELASGIVRALDGEKAQYRRLTWADSGDALAVVRSVADTAARDTISTILGWTHLGTRAPVSVTITDRSAGMSAGLIVSADRAPKWNDQQTVLYFGLREPRPALPPTNAAPLAGGGSAPAPGAGAGGQVAPAKQDEETPSLILWHWKDPRLQSQQQVQEAADRSFSHLAAWHVATPKVVQLSDASVRTVGVGYGDRWALGADLTPYERQASVDGRQLRDLYAIDVVTGARTVVAKGIQNPGGNLAQLIAPDGQRAVWYDDGKWSVHEFATRTSRVVTAAIPVALWDDEDDHNVVKPPAAPPLGWSRDARSVFLRDNWDVWRVPVNGGAPVNITGNGRATGTRYQARAAVMPRERGIDLAIPLFLETYGERTKQEGLVAVDAVRGGVRVMSREDAKVDYRRARDADTWVYTRQSFVRFPDFYAADGGLRNERRLTDANPQQAEVAWSAGARLVSYKCDNDGDNLQGALFLPAGYEEGKRYPTLTYIYERLSQGFHAYAQPNATRYANPSVYTSRGYAYFMPDITYKLDDPGRSAVWCVVPAVKAAIATGIVDSASVALQGHSWGGYQTSFIATQTTLFKTAIAGAPLTDMVSMFSSVYWNSGSTNQGIFISSQGRFRSSYAKDPDAYLRNSPNRFANNLSIPFMILHNDRDGAVDFNQGITYYNTLRELGKDVVLLEYVGENHGLARPINQKDYAVRMQEWFDHFLQGKPAPDWMLEGVPRLRMEEHLRARRPLLDPKAKSEVKKVTM, translated from the coding sequence ATGACCAGGTGTTTCCCAGCGCCACGCCGCACCATCCTCGCGCTGGCCGCCACACTCGCCTGCCTCGCCACCGCGCCGGGCGCGGCGGCACAGGCGCCTGGCGTGGCCGGCAAGCGGCCGCTGACGATGGAGGACCTCCTCTCGTGGAAGGGGATCCGGTCCCCGGCGCTCTCCAACGACGGGCGATGGATGGCCTACATCCTCGCCCCGAACGAAGGCGATGCCGAGTTCGTGGTCCGGGGCACGGCGGCCGGCGCCACCGAGACGCGCGTGCCCATCGGGGAACCGCCGGCACCGGTGGGGTTCGGCGGCGGGGCGGCGCCGGTCGTCATCTCCGGCAACAACCGGTGGGCGGCGTACACCATCTACGCCAGGGCCGACAGTGCCAAGAAGGCGCGCCGCGACCGCCGCACGCTGCCCACGCGGGTGGGCGTGATCGAGCTGGCCACCGGCGCGAAGCGTGAGTTCGAGCGCGTGCGGAGCTTCCGGTTCGCGGGCGACCGCTCGAACGTGCTTGCCCTGCAACTCGCGCCGCCGGACGCGCCAGCCGGCGCGACACCGACCGCCACGCCCCCAGCCGGGGGCGGCTCGGTGGTGATGCTGGTGGACCTCGCCGGTGGCACGCCGGTCACGCTGGCCGGCGTGGGCGAGTTCAGCTTCGATGAGTCGGGGCAGTTCCTGGCCTGGACCACCGATGCGCGCGACCAGCTCGGCAACGGCGTGCAGGTGCGCGAACTCGCCAGCGGCATCGTGCGTGCGCTGGACGGCGAGAAGGCGCAGTACCGTCGCCTGACGTGGGCCGACAGCGGTGATGCGCTCGCGGTGGTGCGTTCGGTGGCCGACACGGCCGCACGCGACACCATCAGCACGATCCTCGGCTGGACCCACCTCGGCACGCGGGCGCCGGTCAGTGTCACGATCACGGACCGCAGTGCGGGAATGTCGGCGGGGCTGATCGTGAGCGCCGATCGAGCGCCGAAGTGGAATGACCAGCAGACGGTGCTCTACTTCGGGCTCCGCGAACCGCGCCCCGCCCTGCCCCCCACGAACGCGGCGCCGCTGGCAGGTGGCGGGAGCGCGCCCGCGCCGGGTGCCGGGGCCGGCGGGCAGGTGGCGCCGGCGAAGCAGGACGAGGAAACCCCGTCGCTCATCCTCTGGCACTGGAAGGACCCGCGGCTCCAGAGCCAGCAGCAGGTGCAGGAAGCCGCGGACCGCAGCTTCAGCCACCTCGCGGCGTGGCACGTGGCCACCCCGAAGGTCGTGCAACTCAGCGACGCGTCGGTGCGCACGGTGGGCGTGGGCTACGGCGATCGCTGGGCGCTGGGCGCGGACCTCACGCCGTACGAGCGCCAAGCCAGCGTGGACGGACGTCAGCTGCGCGACCTCTATGCCATCGATGTGGTGACCGGCGCCCGCACGGTCGTCGCGAAGGGCATCCAGAACCCCGGCGGCAACCTGGCGCAGCTCATCGCACCGGATGGCCAGCGCGCCGTCTGGTACGACGACGGCAAGTGGAGCGTCCACGAGTTCGCCACGCGCACCTCGCGGGTGGTGACCGCCGCGATCCCCGTGGCCCTCTGGGACGACGAGGATGACCACAACGTCGTGAAGCCTCCGGCGGCCCCGCCGCTCGGCTGGTCCCGCGATGCGCGGTCGGTGTTCCTGCGCGACAACTGGGACGTGTGGCGCGTGCCGGTGAACGGCGGCGCGCCCGTGAACATCACGGGCAATGGCCGGGCCACCGGCACCCGGTATCAGGCCCGCGCGGCCGTGATGCCGCGCGAGCGTGGCATCGACCTGGCGATCCCGCTCTTCCTCGAGACGTATGGTGAACGCACCAAGCAGGAGGGGCTGGTGGCCGTCGATGCCGTGCGCGGCGGCGTGCGGGTGATGTCGCGCGAGGATGCGAAGGTGGACTACCGCCGGGCGCGTGACGCCGACACCTGGGTCTACACGCGCCAGAGCTTCGTGCGCTTCCCCGACTTCTACGCCGCGGACGGCGGGCTGCGCAACGAGCGCCGCCTCACCGATGCCAACCCGCAGCAGGCGGAGGTGGCGTGGAGCGCGGGCGCCCGGCTCGTGAGCTACAAGTGCGACAACGATGGCGACAACCTGCAGGGCGCCCTCTTCCTCCCGGCGGGATACGAGGAGGGCAAGCGCTATCCCACGCTCACCTACATCTACGAGAGGCTGTCGCAGGGCTTCCATGCCTACGCGCAGCCCAACGCCACGCGCTATGCCAACCCCAGCGTGTACACCTCGCGTGGCTACGCGTACTTCATGCCCGACATCACCTACAAGCTGGACGATCCCGGCCGGTCCGCCGTCTGGTGCGTGGTGCCGGCCGTGAAGGCCGCCATCGCCACCGGCATCGTGGACAGCGCGAGCGTCGCGCTGCAGGGGCACAGCTGGGGCGGGTACCAGACCAGCTTCATCGCCACCCAGACCACCCTCTTCAAGACCGCCATCGCCGGCGCGCCGCTGACCGACATGGTCTCGATGTTCAGCTCCGTGTACTGGAACTCCGGCAGCACCAACCAGGGGATCTTCATTTCGAGCCAGGGGCGCTTCCGCTCCAGCTACGCGAAGGACCCCGACGCCTACCTGCGCAACTCACCGAACCGCTTCGCGAACAACCTGAGCATCCCGTTCATGATCCTGCACAACGACCGGGATGGCGCGGTGGACTTCAACCAGGGCATCACCTACTACAACACGCTGCGCGAGCTCGGGAAGGACGTGGTGCTGCTGGAGTACGTGGGCGAGAACCACGGCCTGGCGCGTCCCATCAACCAGAAGGACTACGCCGTGCGCATGCAGGAGTGGTTCGACCACTTCCTGCAGGGCAAGCCGGCACCCGACTGGATGCTGGAGGGCGTGCCGCGCCTGCGCATGGAGGAGCACCTCCGCGCCCGTCGCCCGCTGCTGGACCCGAAGGCGAAGAGCGAGGTGAAGAAGGTCACCATGTGA
- a CDS encoding EAL domain-containing protein encodes MPQSRRRPALPLPLLPARFVGTVRRFFRAYEADESDARRFRARQLEALLRLTPLAMAVNVLNVVVIDFSVWDTAPTTMIASWSLTILIMAYMGVRGWVQSRARAERATASRRALRHAAIQAGLLGAVWGLLPALLFPVIDIDSKFYVGLVVTGMICAGGFALTSVPVAATSYVVCIGVGSVIALWYSGLEYAHLFSLLLFAYCGIVIHSVWTMAKTIGARLVAEAHAERQNEVIGLLLKDFEDHASDLLWELDARGRFAHVSVRLAQVLGVTAERLATAHAWAVLRRRMPDDDTGVTQWAALRSHVTDRRAFRDLHVSITHEGRRTWWALSARPLFDELGQVTGWRGVATDITDKHDAFRKLSWLANNDSLTGLVNRHQFRELLQTLLQGPAPVGPLAVVCFDLDDFKRINDSRGHAAGDRLLAIFGQRLLAAARRSDTVARLGGDEFAMVLRGATGEDEVRSLLDRLLASLDEPCDVLGQPEQLRVSIGVALAPADGHDVDTLLNHADLALYAAKDAGGHRWCLFHAALADTSRRRLALSQALLGAIERDEFRLVYQPQIDAEDQHISGFEALLRWEHAEHGSVSPEEFVPIAEATGMMHEIGDWVLRTACAEAANWPRGVSVSINVSATQLTGEGFVERVAAAAGDLQPSRVELEVTESALIEDADGAVGALRKLRQLGFRTALDDFGTGYSALGYLRRFPFDTLKIDRSFVRDLSRDGEAQVIVETILAMARALRMRTIAEGVEHPVEAEMLRERGCAAFQGFLVSRPLPAGDVTAFVEGWRPVPLRVVEPDAHTASA; translated from the coding sequence ATGCCCCAGTCCCGACGTCGCCCCGCGCTGCCGCTGCCGCTGCTGCCCGCCCGGTTCGTCGGGACGGTGCGCCGGTTCTTCCGCGCCTACGAGGCCGATGAGTCGGACGCGCGGCGCTTCCGCGCCAGGCAGCTCGAGGCGCTGTTGCGCCTCACGCCGCTGGCGATGGCGGTGAACGTGCTCAACGTCGTGGTGATCGACTTCTCGGTGTGGGACACGGCGCCGACGACGATGATCGCGTCCTGGTCGCTGACGATCCTGATCATGGCGTACATGGGCGTGCGCGGCTGGGTGCAGAGCCGTGCCAGGGCGGAACGGGCCACGGCCTCGCGGCGTGCGCTGCGCCACGCGGCGATCCAGGCCGGCCTGCTCGGCGCGGTGTGGGGCCTGCTGCCGGCGCTGCTGTTCCCCGTGATCGACATCGACTCGAAGTTCTATGTCGGGCTGGTGGTCACCGGGATGATCTGCGCCGGCGGCTTCGCGCTCACCAGCGTGCCGGTGGCGGCCACGTCCTACGTGGTGTGCATCGGCGTGGGGTCCGTCATCGCACTCTGGTACTCGGGGCTCGAGTACGCGCACCTGTTCTCGCTGCTGCTCTTCGCGTACTGCGGCATCGTGATCCACAGTGTCTGGACGATGGCGAAGACGATCGGCGCGCGGCTGGTGGCCGAGGCGCACGCCGAGCGGCAGAACGAGGTGATCGGGCTGTTGCTGAAGGACTTCGAGGACCACGCCAGCGACCTGCTCTGGGAACTGGATGCGCGGGGACGCTTCGCGCACGTCTCGGTGCGCCTGGCGCAGGTGCTCGGCGTGACGGCGGAGCGGCTGGCCACGGCACACGCGTGGGCGGTGCTGCGCCGTCGCATGCCCGACGACGACACCGGTGTGACGCAGTGGGCGGCGCTGCGCTCGCACGTGACGGACCGCCGTGCGTTCCGCGACCTGCACGTCTCGATCACGCACGAGGGGCGCCGGACCTGGTGGGCGCTCAGCGCACGGCCGCTCTTCGACGAGCTGGGCCAGGTCACCGGCTGGCGTGGGGTGGCCACCGACATCACCGACAAGCACGATGCCTTCCGCAAGCTGAGCTGGCTCGCGAACAACGACAGCCTCACCGGCCTGGTGAACCGCCACCAGTTCCGCGAGCTGCTCCAGACGCTGCTGCAGGGGCCCGCCCCGGTCGGGCCGCTGGCGGTGGTCTGCTTCGACCTCGACGACTTCAAGCGCATCAACGACAGCCGCGGCCACGCGGCCGGCGACCGGCTGCTGGCCATCTTCGGCCAGCGGCTGCTGGCCGCGGCGCGGCGCAGCGACACGGTGGCGCGACTGGGCGGTGACGAGTTCGCGATGGTGCTGCGTGGTGCGACTGGTGAGGACGAAGTGCGCTCGCTGCTCGACCGCCTGCTCGCCTCGCTCGACGAGCCGTGCGACGTCCTCGGCCAGCCGGAGCAGCTGCGGGTGAGCATCGGCGTGGCACTGGCCCCGGCGGACGGCCACGACGTGGACACGCTGCTGAACCACGCCGACCTGGCGCTGTACGCGGCGAAGGACGCGGGCGGCCATCGCTGGTGCCTCTTCCACGCGGCGCTGGCCGACACCAGCCGGCGTCGCCTGGCACTGTCGCAGGCGCTGCTCGGGGCGATCGAGCGCGACGAGTTCCGGCTCGTCTACCAGCCGCAGATCGACGCCGAGGACCAGCACATCAGCGGCTTCGAGGCGCTGCTGCGCTGGGAGCATGCGGAACACGGGTCGGTGTCCCCGGAGGAGTTCGTGCCGATCGCCGAGGCGACGGGGATGATGCACGAGATCGGCGACTGGGTGCTGCGCACCGCGTGCGCCGAGGCGGCGAACTGGCCGCGCGGGGTGAGCGTCAGCATCAATGTCTCGGCGACGCAGCTCACCGGCGAGGGGTTCGTGGAGCGCGTTGCGGCGGCGGCGGGGGACCTGCAGCCGTCGCGCGTGGAGCTGGAGGTGACCGAGTCGGCGCTGATCGAGGATGCCGACGGCGCGGTGGGCGCGTTGCGCAAGCTGCGCCAGCTCGGCTTCCGCACGGCGCTCGACGACTTCGGCACCGGCTACTCCGCGCTCGGCTACCTGCGGCGCTTTCCGTTCGACACGCTGAAGATCGACCGCAGCTTCGTGCGCGACCTGTCCCGCGATGGTGAGGCGCAGGTGATCGTCGAGACGATCCTGGCGATGGCGCGCGCCCTGCGCATGCGCACGATTGCCGAGGGCGTGGAGCACCCGGTGGAGGCCGAGATGCTCCGGGAGCGCGGCTGCGCGGCATTCCAGGGGTTCCTGGTGAGCCGTCCGCTGCCGGCGGGGGATGTCACAGCGTTCGTGGAAGGATGGCGCCCGGTGCCACTGCGCGTGGTCGAGCCGGATGCACACACCGCCTCGGCGTGA